The Geothrix oryzae DNA window GGTGTCCATGCACTGGCGTATGTACTCCGATTCGTTGCCGGAAAGATTGGGTTCAGCTAATGCGATCATCTTGTCACATCCCTTTGTCCAGCGAATGTTCTCTGGTGACATGGTGCAGCGAATCCACCACCAGCTTCATGCAGTCGACGATCTGCTCCTTCCCGGTGCAGAGGTCGGGTTCTTCGCGCCATCGGGCGAGCTTTCCGAAGACCTCCTTGAGGGTCTTCGTTTCGGGCAGAGGAGGGGGCTCGACTATGTGCAGGTTATCCAGGCCAATTTCGAGCGGGGTTTCCCCGGTGCCCACGAACTCTTCGTATTCCTTCTCACCCATCGCCTGGCTAGGAGCAAAGAAGCAGGGCCAGGTGGTTCCCGACGGGGTGGCCAGACGGGCGCTGGCCTCCGTGTCCAGCCATCTCGGCTCAAGGCCGTAGTGATGGAGGACCAGTTCGGCGATCTGCTTGAAATTCTTCTGGTCATCCGCCAGCGACAGGCGGGGTACCAGAATCTGCCCGTGGGAGGGACAGATGGCGCCCAGGCAGCAAATCTGACCCGCCTCTTCCAGGGTCACGAAGTAGCGGCGGATATCGCTCGGGCCGGCCAAGGGCTGCCCCTTGGCAATCCGGTTGAGGAATCCGAGCAGCAGGCTCCCATCGGAGAAGGCCACATTGGCGAATCGGGCCGTTGTGCATCGCAGCGGGTTGCCCTCGATGGGTTCGCCATGGAGATTGCCCTGGGAGGCATCCTCCGATCCGTGCCAGATGAGCAGTTGCTCCATCATCCTCTTGGAAGCGCCCATCAGGTTGGCCGGGTTAGCGGCCTTGTCGGAGCTCACGAAGAACACCCCCATCTGGCCATGGCCGTACTTCCGCAGCCACCCGAGAAACCGGTCCGCCTTGAGCAGATTGGTGTCCACCATCTGGAGAAGGCTCGGAACATCCCGCTCGCTCCGCACATGCTTGACTGCGGCGAAATTGAATACCCAATCAAAGCCTGCCTGGCCGGCGAGGATGCTCTCCATCATCGGGGAGCCGAAGTCAATGGGTTCGATGGCGATGTTGGATTCGCCGACCTTGGGATCTGATCGGATCTCCCGGAGCACCTCGACAAGGTTGTTCTCGGCCGTATCCACGAGCAGGACCTCTCCCGGACGCCATTCCAAGAGACACCTGAGGGTGGCGCTTCCAATCGATCCAGCGGCCCCGACGACCAGGATGCGCCGATTCGAGAACGCCTCCTCAAGCTGGACGGCGGCCGCCCTGTAATCCGATTCGAACAAGGACTGCTTGCGGCCGGTGACCAGTCGCCCCAGTTCAAGGAGGCGTGTTTCTGCCATCATCTAGCTCCCATCGAGGATCCGTTGTGGCGGAGCAACCCCTCGGCCATCCAAAGATCCGATTGTCGGTCGATGTCGATGCCCCTTTCTGGAGGCACAACGACGGATTGGGTGAGACCTTCAACGATGAACGAGTTCTGCGCATCGAGGAAGCTGCGTCGGGCCAGGTAGAAACCTGCGGGGCGGAATCCCTGGGGGAGATCCTGGCGTCTTGATGCATCGCGGAATTCGAATAGCGGGTGCAGGGTGCCTTCCGGGCCCAGGCTCCAGGTCCACTGGATAGGGTGGTCCAGAGGTACCATGCCAACGACGCAGGGGGCTCCTCCAGCCAGGAGGGACCAAGCCGCCTCGAGGTCCTCAAGGGCCAGCAGGGGGGAGGTCGGCTGGAGCAGCAGGAGCGCCTCAGCCTCGAACCCTTCCGCCGCGGCCTGCGCCATCTCGTATCGCACAACATCCATGCTCGCAGCAGTATCAGAGGCGAGGTGCGGGGGGCGAAGGCGGTTGGGTCGGTCTTCTGGCGGCCAAGCCTCCGCGATATCCCGGCTGTCGGTCGAGAGGAACAGTCGAGTTGCCTGATGCAGGGATCGGAATGAAGAGAGTATCCGGTGGCTCCAGCCCACCAGGGGGTGATCGCCCAATAGGGCCAAGTTCTTCCCGGGGAACCCCTTGGACCCTCCTCGTGCGGTCACGAGGGCAAGCGTCTTCACGCATCACCCCGGGCTTTCTTCAATTCC harbors:
- a CDS encoding acylneuraminate cytidylyltransferase family protein, yielding MKTLALVTARGGSKGFPGKNLALLGDHPLVGWSHRILSSFRSLHQATRLFLSTDSRDIAEAWPPEDRPNRLRPPHLASDTAASMDVVRYEMAQAAAEGFEAEALLLLQPTSPLLALEDLEAAWSLLAGGAPCVVGMVPLDHPIQWTWSLGPEGTLHPLFEFRDASRRQDLPQGFRPAGFYLARRSFLDAQNSFIVEGLTQSVVVPPERGIDIDRQSDLWMAEGLLRHNGSSMGAR
- a CDS encoding polysaccharide biosynthesis protein, coding for MMAETRLLELGRLVTGRKQSLFESDYRAAAVQLEEAFSNRRILVVGAAGSIGSATLRCLLEWRPGEVLLVDTAENNLVEVLREIRSDPKVGESNIAIEPIDFGSPMMESILAGQAGFDWVFNFAAVKHVRSERDVPSLLQMVDTNLLKADRFLGWLRKYGHGQMGVFFVSSDKAANPANLMGASKRMMEQLLIWHGSEDASQGNLHGEPIEGNPLRCTTARFANVAFSDGSLLLGFLNRIAKGQPLAGPSDIRRYFVTLEEAGQICCLGAICPSHGQILVPRLSLADDQKNFKQIAELVLHHYGLEPRWLDTEASARLATPSGTTWPCFFAPSQAMGEKEYEEFVGTGETPLEIGLDNLHIVEPPPLPETKTLKEVFGKLARWREEPDLCTGKEQIVDCMKLVVDSLHHVTREHSLDKGM